From a region of the Plodia interpunctella isolate USDA-ARS_2022_Savannah chromosome 13, ilPloInte3.2, whole genome shotgun sequence genome:
- the LOC128674844 gene encoding uncharacterized protein LOC128674844 yields MPNRKISRPPLELIDIIYQVANIVKLKDIQYTIDFGCVDDMDSVLGDVFKVTIKGYCDNQVIKRNFIMKWIGEPGRRSAFRSLYRRDFAFHKFVVPKMLETQKRFQIIEGLRMKFPNCVLSSQDENKECIVFTHILERGYAFGDRLCKIDFNHCSLVIKALAKLHGLFYAIQNVDKEQSELLKVFYEDDVQYSGSTPTKNCMFEFYEKSVDVVNDPIAKKKLYNHTKNIFAILSKCVMPDRFSTICHGDCWINNIIYTYKGYKPIEVISVDYQISRYASPVTDLSYFLYMCADEDLLNDHYERLINLYHKTLAAVLRECYLDVNDVYPEQILKQHLKKYSVLGLIEALISLKIITAVSEEAIEMVKMRYDIAEEVNYDGESNNESLFVKRVNGVVNDFFRRGYSLDDVLE; encoded by the exons ATGCCAAATAGAAAAATTTCACGTCCGCCGTTGGAattaatagatataatttatcaagtCGCTAATATCGTAAAGTTGAAGGATATACAATATACTATTGATTTTGGATGTGTTGATGATATGGACAGTGTTTTAGGAGATGTTTTCAAAGTCACTATAAAAGGGTACTGTGATAATCAAGTGATTAAACggaattttataatgaaatggaTTGGGGAACCTGGAAGACGCAGTGCATTTAGGAGTTTATATAGACGTGATTTTGCTTTTCATAAGTTCGTTGTACCAAAAATGTTGGAAACACAAAAACGATTTCAAATTATCGAAGGATTAAGAATGAAATTTCCCAACTGTGTGCTTTCTAGCCAAGACGAAAATAAAGAATGCATAGTTTTTACTCACATATTAGAACGTGGATACGCATTTGGTGATAGACTTTGTAAAATTGATTTCAATCATTGTTCTTTAGTGATCAAAGCTTTAGCCAAATTACATGGATTATTTTATGCGATACAGAATGTAGATAAAGAACAAAGTGAACTACTTAAAGTTTTCTATGAAGACGACGTACAATACAGTGGTTCTACGCCAACTAAAAACTGTATGTTCGAATTTTACGAAAAATCTGTAGACGTTGTGAACGATCCCATCGCTaagaaaaaattgtacaaccatacaaaaaatattttcgccaTATTAAGCAAATGTGTTATGCCAGATCGATTCAGCACCATTTGTCATGGTGATTGTtggattaataatataatttatacgtacaag GGATACAAACCAATAGAAGTGATCTCAGTGGACTACCAGATAAGCAGGTACGCATCACCTGTCACAGATTTATCATACTTCCTATACATGTGTGCTGACGAGGACTTACTCAACGATCACTATGAAAGGTTAATAAATCTCTATCACAAGACACTAGCCGCTGTACTAAGAGAATGCTATTTGGATGTGAATGATGTATACCCTGAACAAATTCTTAAACAACATCTGAAAAAATACTCAGTGTTGGGTTTAATTGAAGCTTTAATATCGTTGAAGATTATTACAGCTGTATCTGAAGAAGCTATAGAAATGGTGAAAATGAGATATGATATTGCTGAAGAAGTAAATTACGATGGGGAGTCGAACAATGAGTCATTATTTGTGAAAAGAGTTAACGGTGTTGTCAATGACTTTTTTAGAAGAGGTTATTCTTTAGATGATGTTTTAGAATAA